The Hydrogenobacter sp. genome contains a region encoding:
- the rplK gene encoding 50S ribosomal protein L11, with the protein MAKKVSATVELMLPAGQATPAPPVGPALGQHGVNIMEFVKQFNAASKEFEPGTVVPVVITIYQDRSFTFIMKTPPASYLLKKAAKLQKGSGDPKKQKVGKITLQQLREIASIKLKDMNTQDINAAMRSIAGTARSMGIEIEGWKE; encoded by the coding sequence ATGGCTAAAAAAGTAAGTGCTACGGTGGAGCTTATGCTTCCCGCCGGGCAGGCGACACCTGCGCCACCTGTAGGTCCTGCGTTGGGACAACACGGAGTAAACATAATGGAATTCGTAAAGCAGTTCAATGCCGCCAGCAAGGAATTTGAGCCTGGAACTGTAGTACCTGTAGTGATCACCATATACCAAGACAGGAGCTTTACCTTTATAATGAAAACACCCCCCGCATCCTACCTCCTCAAGAAGGCGGCGAAACTGCAGAAAGGTTCTGGAGATCCCAAAAAGCAGAAGGTGGGTAAGATCACACTACAACAACTTAGAGAGATAGCCAGCATTAAGCTCAAAGACATGAATACGCAGGACATAAATGCAGCTATGAGGAGTATAGCGGGAACAGCGAGGAGTATGGGAATAGAAATAGAAGGATGGAAGGAGTAG